In one window of Frigoriglobus tundricola DNA:
- a CDS encoding serine/threonine-protein kinase → MPTLPKPRISCPAPEVLQRFLCDQLLRSEVGAVEDHVATCADCQQTLRRLIGSVPGSFVTLPDWDARTEDGDPPVLPGYELVARIDAGGMGVVWRVRDLEFQRLLAVKVMRAEVNTSPRAVRRFLDEARITGGLAHPFIVPVHTKGRLPDGRPYFTMKLVAGETLAARLRGRSGPAARQAELVRIFAQVCQAVAYAHACGVIHRDLKPANVMVGAFGEVQVMDWGLAKELSGNDGTERLRSAAGAAPGPVDPVDVAFSDPDHNTHPGAVLGTVAYMAPEQARGEVERLDPRCDVFSLGAILCEILTGAPPYGSGAHGGIHWQAAKGDLTDAFAELDACGADAELVRIAKVCLAPNREDRLADAGVVAAAVAAYEARAEERLLRAEVERAEAQVRAREERKRRRLASGAAAAVLVGLFGLAAGAVLLGQKNRQLVAANGELDSAHTEAVKKGEQAARARDRAFRVLDAMTSSATGESLETQPAITTEQKRFLTDVLSHYQEFASDQGEEETRERAAAAALRVGLINYRLGFHEASLRAFARGASGFEQLCTEFPTASRHRRALAESYTNLGLLLRELGQLTEAEAASRKALVLREKLAAEFPDPLHLRALAGCYNNLAVLLEEVPMRSAEVKETHRKALAIREKLATDCSSQPQYHQDLAASYNNLGAFLEQSCHWSEAGEAYRRALAIREKLAAEFRTVPEYRQDLAASLFNLGGLLRKVDECPRAEEVYRQALAICEKLAADFPAVPRYRQDLAASYNNLALLLVELRKRPDEIQECHRQALTIREKLAVEFPGATEYRRDLAATHIGLGTLLRKLDRRPRAEEAYRRALVILEQLVAEFPGDRRNRHDLAGAHNNLGRLFCERNKWPEAEEAYRKALAVREKLATEFRTVPEYRHALATSHFNLAELLGDLDGRLSEAKAAYRSAQAVWEPLAGEFPRVAEYRRDLAASYNNLGILFRKLDEPLEARAAYLRALALWEKLDSDFPGVSEHRIKLAAGQVNFGNLLSQDGEFTEALVWYDRAVAALTPRVQVEFDTTIDRQFLRTAHWGRAGALDALDRTAAAIADWDRAVELSPPQERPPVRATRARSLARAGQVERAVDEAGALAQSPAVPVPQLYTLACVYALAAGRDEANCEGHVRNSLRLLGRAVDQGFKDAEQLRTDDDLKPLRDHADFRKLLVKLENPPKKAQNEKEK, encoded by the coding sequence ATGCCCACCTTGCCGAAGCCCCGGATCTCGTGCCCCGCTCCGGAGGTGCTTCAGCGGTTCCTGTGTGACCAGCTCCTGCGGTCCGAGGTCGGAGCCGTCGAGGACCACGTCGCCACGTGCGCCGATTGCCAGCAGACGCTGCGGCGGTTGATCGGGAGTGTGCCCGGCTCGTTCGTCACGCTTCCTGATTGGGACGCGCGGACCGAGGACGGGGACCCGCCGGTGCTGCCCGGCTACGAACTCGTCGCCCGGATCGACGCGGGCGGTATGGGGGTGGTGTGGCGCGTCCGCGACCTCGAGTTCCAGAGGCTCCTGGCCGTCAAGGTGATGAGGGCGGAGGTCAACACCAGCCCGCGCGCGGTCCGCAGGTTTCTCGATGAGGCCCGGATCACCGGCGGGCTCGCGCACCCCTTCATCGTGCCGGTCCACACGAAGGGCCGGCTCCCCGACGGCCGGCCCTACTTCACGATGAAACTGGTCGCGGGCGAAACGCTCGCGGCGCGGCTCAGGGGCCGTTCGGGCCCGGCCGCCCGACAGGCGGAGCTGGTGCGCATCTTCGCTCAGGTTTGCCAGGCGGTGGCCTACGCCCACGCGTGCGGGGTGATCCACCGCGACCTGAAGCCGGCCAACGTGATGGTCGGGGCGTTCGGCGAAGTGCAGGTCATGGACTGGGGACTCGCCAAGGAACTGTCCGGCAACGACGGAACCGAGCGGCTCCGGTCGGCCGCCGGCGCGGCACCCGGACCGGTCGATCCGGTCGACGTGGCGTTCAGCGATCCGGACCACAACACCCACCCCGGGGCGGTACTGGGCACCGTCGCGTACATGGCTCCCGAACAGGCACGGGGAGAGGTGGAACGGCTCGATCCGCGCTGTGACGTGTTCAGCCTCGGGGCCATCCTGTGTGAGATCCTGACCGGCGCGCCGCCTTACGGCTCGGGGGCGCACGGCGGGATCCACTGGCAGGCCGCGAAGGGGGACCTGACCGACGCGTTCGCCGAACTGGACGCCTGTGGCGCCGACGCGGAACTCGTGCGGATCGCGAAGGTCTGTCTGGCCCCGAATCGGGAAGACCGGCTCGCGGACGCCGGTGTGGTGGCCGCGGCGGTCGCGGCCTATGAGGCCCGCGCGGAGGAGCGGTTGCTACGGGCCGAAGTCGAACGGGCGGAGGCGCAGGTGCGGGCGCGGGAGGAGCGCAAGCGGCGGCGGTTGGCCTCGGGCGCGGCCGCGGCCGTGCTGGTGGGCCTGTTCGGTCTCGCGGCCGGCGCGGTCCTGTTGGGCCAGAAGAATCGGCAACTGGTCGCGGCCAACGGGGAACTCGACTCGGCGCACACGGAGGCGGTAAAGAAGGGCGAGCAAGCCGCACGGGCGCGGGACCGCGCCTTTCGGGTCCTGGACGCGATGACATCGAGTGCCACCGGCGAGTCGCTCGAGACGCAGCCGGCGATCACCACCGAGCAGAAGCGGTTCCTGACGGATGTGCTGAGCCACTACCAGGAATTCGCGAGCGACCAGGGCGAAGAAGAGACCCGCGAACGCGCGGCGGCGGCCGCGCTACGGGTTGGCCTCATTAACTACCGGCTGGGGTTCCACGAAGCCAGCCTCCGGGCCTTCGCGCGAGGCGCCAGCGGGTTCGAGCAGCTGTGTACCGAATTCCCCACCGCGTCCCGGCACCGCCGCGCTCTGGCCGAAAGCTACACCAATCTTGGGCTTCTGCTCCGCGAACTCGGCCAGTTGACGGAAGCCGAAGCCGCGTCCCGGAAAGCACTGGTCCTCCGCGAGAAACTGGCGGCTGAATTCCCCGACCCCCTGCACCTCCGGGCGCTGGCCGGGTGTTACAACAACCTGGCGGTCCTCCTGGAAGAGGTGCCGATGCGGTCCGCTGAGGTGAAGGAGACTCACCGGAAGGCCCTCGCCATTCGCGAGAAGTTGGCGACCGATTGTTCTTCCCAACCCCAATATCATCAAGACCTGGCTGCCAGTTACAACAACCTCGGTGCCTTTCTTGAGCAATCGTGCCACTGGTCTGAGGCGGGCGAGGCGTACCGGAGGGCTCTCGCCATCCGCGAGAAGCTGGCGGCTGAGTTCCGTACCGTGCCCGAATATCGTCAGGATCTGGCGGCGAGCCTTTTCAATCTCGGCGGCCTGCTCCGCAAGGTGGACGAGTGCCCCAGGGCGGAGGAGGTTTACCGGCAGGCGCTGGCCATCTGCGAGAAACTGGCGGCCGACTTTCCCGCCGTACCCAGGTATCGTCAGGATCTGGCCGCGAGTTACAACAACCTGGCGCTTCTTCTGGTTGAGCTGAGAAAACGACCGGACGAGATCCAGGAGTGCCACCGGCAGGCACTGACCATCCGCGAGAAGCTCGCCGTTGAATTCCCCGGTGCCACCGAATATCGTCGGGATCTGGCTGCGACCCACATCGGGCTGGGGACGCTCCTCCGCAAGTTGGACAGGCGGCCCAGGGCGGAGGAGGCGTACCGACGGGCGCTGGTCATCCTGGAGCAGTTGGTGGCCGAATTCCCCGGTGACCGCCGGAACCGCCACGATTTGGCCGGTGCCCACAACAATCTGGGCCGCCTGTTCTGCGAACGGAACAAGTGGCCCGAGGCGGAAGAAGCGTACCGCAAGGCGCTGGCCGTCCGCGAGAAGCTGGCGACCGAATTCCGTACCGTGCCCGAATACCGTCATGCTCTGGCCACGAGTCATTTCAACCTCGCGGAACTGTTGGGCGATCTCGACGGGCGCCTCAGTGAGGCCAAGGCGGCCTACCGGTCCGCACAGGCGGTCTGGGAGCCCCTGGCCGGCGAATTCCCTCGCGTCGCCGAATACCGCCGGGATCTGGCCGCCAGTTACAACAACCTGGGGATTTTGTTCCGCAAACTGGACGAGCCGCTCGAAGCGCGGGCGGCCTACTTGCGGGCACTGGCGCTCTGGGAGAAGCTCGACTCCGACTTCCCCGGCGTGAGCGAACACCGGATCAAACTGGCGGCGGGCCAGGTCAATTTCGGCAACCTGTTGTCCCAAGACGGTGAGTTCACCGAAGCGCTCGTCTGGTACGACCGGGCGGTCGCCGCGCTGACCCCGCGCGTTCAGGTGGAATTCGATACAACGATCGATCGGCAGTTCTTGCGGACCGCCCATTGGGGGCGCGCCGGGGCACTGGACGCCCTGGACCGCACCGCCGCCGCCATCGCGGACTGGGACCGGGCCGTTGAACTGTCGCCACCGCAAGAGCGGCCGCCGGTGCGCGCCACCCGCGCCCGCTCCTTGGCCCGCGCCGGTCAGGTGGAACGGGCCGTGGACGAGGCGGGCGCCCTCGCGCAGTCACCGGCCGTCCCCGTTCCCCAACTCTACACTCTCGCATGTGTGTACGCCTTGGCCGCCGGACGGGACGAAGCGAACTGCGAAGGGCACGTCCGGAACAGCTTGCGGTTGCTCGGACGCGCCGTGGATCAGGGCTTCAAGGACGCCGAGCAACTGCGAACGGACGACGATCTGAAACCGCTCCGCGACCACGCGGACTTTCGTAAACTGCTCGTCAAATTGGAGAACCCGCCGAAGAAGGCTCAGAACGAGAAGGAGAAGTGA
- a CDS encoding RNA polymerase sigma factor — protein MPSTHVSLLCDLREGARRDEIWAAFHTRYHGVILGWCVRRGLPRADAEDLTQDVLLKLFQVLPVHTHDPARGQFRGWLRTVVNNALADFWRRRPEYAAVGGTSFQTRAAGVAGPAAVELSTAIEDRARVTAAGIVERVRAKLKETTWQAFYQALIEQRSAAEVAEGLSLSVASVYKATYRVKQMLIEEYSHAHLAEAPDLVPRSGGASAVPV, from the coding sequence ATGCCTTCGACTCACGTCTCGCTGTTGTGCGATCTGCGAGAGGGCGCCCGCCGCGACGAAATATGGGCCGCCTTCCACACCCGCTACCACGGCGTGATCCTCGGCTGGTGCGTGCGCCGCGGGTTACCGCGGGCCGACGCCGAGGATCTGACCCAGGACGTCTTGCTGAAGCTGTTCCAGGTGCTCCCGGTGCACACCCACGACCCGGCGCGGGGGCAGTTCCGGGGCTGGCTGAGAACCGTCGTCAACAACGCCCTCGCGGACTTTTGGCGGCGGCGGCCCGAGTACGCGGCGGTCGGGGGCACGAGCTTCCAGACGCGGGCGGCCGGTGTGGCGGGTCCCGCCGCGGTCGAGTTGAGCACGGCCATCGAGGATCGCGCCCGCGTCACCGCCGCGGGGATCGTCGAACGGGTCCGCGCGAAGCTCAAGGAGACGACCTGGCAGGCCTTTTACCAGGCACTGATCGAGCAGCGCTCGGCCGCCGAGGTGGCCGAGGGGCTGAGCCTGAGTGTCGCGTCCGTCTACAAGGCGACCTATCGCGTCAAGCAAATGCTGATCGAGGAGTACAGCCATGCCCACCTTGCCGAAGCCCCGGATCTCGTGCCCCGCTCCGGAGGTGCTTCAGCGGTTCCTGTGTGA
- a CDS encoding beta strand repeat-containing protein produces the protein MPWFLKQLFGSKTNPIRRPRSAHKPRPRLAIEGLEDRTVPSTLQLVGGALNYTATAGVANHLSVSVSSGAFTITDTAETITVVGVAGAAGSGTHTVAFSSTAVPAAGMVLNLGDMADTVSIGATTNPISVKAGDGDDTIDVGTFGSGSLNDIQAPVTVDGGTGTDTLRINDSASFVGGPYTINSAQVASGGRTVNYTGTENLAVTGGFVGDTFNVQSTAVTVQTTLTGGPNGATFNLGGTDNTLANIRGAVALNGGPPGGSAATVVNLIDEGTGARAYTVQANGVSRAGIGAVSYTGVQQVALDAGSGSDSVTVLATAPGTALVLNMGAGNDVVTIGSATTATDNVRGAVTVNGGDGTDAVVLNDQADTVGNFYGITSTTVRRNFTTLLNYATAESLTLSAGAGNDTAVVKSTRAGTPVTLKMGAGDDVADIESDNDTLDDIQGAVTVDGQAGSDQLTMTDTGATVFNTYTITATTAARAGTATVTYANLENLNVNAGSAPIVIIFARPLDEITTGNQFDVKGTSATTTLGLGSYLDTVAVGSDAGSLDGIRGALNIVGGGSLTLNDQGDNNGNTYTVNTQTVARSGAALISYDLGAPSANGFQGLTINTGAFNDTVNLQTTVGPTVVNTGAGNDALIVGSPTVGLSRTGSVQFDGGAGTDALVLNDNVGAMFGVGAEYDILSDSVLCELNSVLVGFKYAAAESVTVDAGAGDDKFFVVSTAAAAPVVLNGGAGNDTFSVGDSRVSASGAPAPVFANLLGKVTIDGQSGTNTLDYSALSVGIRVDLPLGTASGVAGGLKSIQNVNGSQGNDIIVGDAQANTLFGNGGRDILIGGAGGDLLFGGNGDDILIGDSTVYDQNPAALESLMAEWGRTDLTGTAQEQYMARIGHLVGFTPGGLNGATRLDLSKVTSDGADDGLDGNGTDSAPDWFFLTGTDTVGDLAPTERVN, from the coding sequence ATGCCCTGGTTCCTGAAGCAACTGTTCGGTTCCAAGACCAACCCGATTCGGCGCCCCCGGTCCGCACACAAGCCGCGGCCGCGCCTGGCGATCGAGGGCCTGGAGGACCGCACGGTCCCGTCAACCCTCCAACTCGTCGGTGGCGCCCTGAACTACACCGCGACGGCGGGCGTCGCGAACCACCTCTCCGTGTCGGTCAGCAGCGGCGCCTTCACCATCACCGACACCGCCGAGACCATCACCGTCGTCGGGGTCGCCGGCGCCGCCGGCAGCGGGACGCACACGGTCGCCTTTTCCTCAACCGCGGTCCCGGCCGCCGGCATGGTCCTCAACCTCGGCGACATGGCCGACACGGTGAGCATCGGGGCGACGACCAACCCCATCTCGGTCAAGGCCGGTGACGGAGACGACACGATCGACGTCGGCACCTTCGGCAGCGGCTCGCTGAACGACATCCAGGCGCCCGTGACCGTGGACGGCGGGACCGGGACCGACACGCTGCGGATCAACGACTCGGCGAGCTTCGTCGGCGGCCCGTACACGATCAACTCCGCCCAGGTGGCGTCGGGCGGGCGCACCGTGAATTACACCGGGACCGAGAACCTGGCGGTCACCGGCGGGTTCGTCGGCGACACGTTCAACGTTCAGTCCACGGCCGTCACCGTGCAGACGACGCTCACCGGCGGTCCGAACGGCGCCACGTTCAACCTGGGCGGCACGGACAACACGCTCGCCAACATTCGGGGCGCCGTCGCCCTCAACGGCGGCCCCCCGGGCGGCTCCGCCGCGACCGTGGTGAACCTCATCGACGAGGGGACCGGCGCCCGCGCCTACACCGTGCAGGCGAACGGCGTGTCCCGCGCCGGGATCGGCGCCGTGTCGTACACCGGCGTGCAACAGGTGGCGCTCGACGCCGGGTCCGGGAGCGACAGCGTGACCGTTCTGGCGACCGCGCCCGGAACGGCGCTCGTGCTCAACATGGGTGCCGGCAACGACGTGGTCACCATCGGCTCCGCCACCACCGCTACGGACAACGTCCGCGGGGCCGTCACGGTCAACGGCGGGGACGGGACCGACGCGGTCGTGCTGAACGACCAGGCGGATACCGTCGGCAACTTTTACGGGATCACCAGCACCACGGTGCGGCGCAACTTCACCACGCTCCTGAACTACGCGACCGCGGAGAGCCTGACCCTCAGCGCCGGCGCCGGCAACGACACGGCGGTCGTCAAGAGCACCCGCGCGGGCACCCCCGTCACCCTCAAGATGGGCGCCGGCGACGACGTCGCGGACATCGAGAGCGATAACGACACGCTCGACGACATCCAGGGGGCCGTGACCGTGGACGGCCAGGCCGGGTCGGACCAGTTGACGATGACCGACACGGGCGCGACCGTGTTCAACACCTACACCATCACCGCGACCACGGCGGCGCGCGCCGGGACGGCGACCGTCACCTACGCCAACCTCGAAAACCTGAACGTGAACGCCGGTTCGGCGCCGATCGTCATCATCTTCGCCCGCCCGCTCGACGAAATCACCACCGGCAACCAGTTCGACGTGAAGGGCACCTCGGCCACCACCACGCTCGGGCTCGGCAGCTACCTGGACACCGTCGCGGTCGGCAGTGACGCCGGCTCGCTCGACGGCATCAGGGGCGCGCTGAACATCGTCGGCGGCGGGTCCCTGACGCTCAACGACCAGGGGGACAACAACGGCAACACGTACACCGTCAACACCCAAACGGTCGCACGCTCCGGGGCGGCCCTGATCTCCTACGATCTGGGCGCCCCGAGCGCGAACGGCTTCCAGGGGCTGACGATCAACACCGGCGCGTTCAACGACACCGTCAACTTGCAGACCACGGTCGGTCCGACCGTGGTGAACACCGGGGCCGGCAACGACGCGCTCATCGTCGGCTCACCCACGGTCGGTCTCTCCCGGACCGGCAGCGTTCAGTTCGATGGCGGGGCGGGGACCGACGCACTCGTTCTGAACGACAACGTCGGCGCCATGTTCGGCGTCGGGGCCGAATATGATATTTTATCGGACTCCGTCTTGTGCGAACTCAACTCGGTCTTAGTCGGGTTCAAGTACGCCGCCGCCGAGAGCGTGACGGTCGATGCCGGGGCCGGGGACGACAAGTTCTTCGTCGTCAGCACCGCGGCGGCGGCCCCGGTCGTCCTCAACGGCGGCGCCGGTAACGACACGTTCTCCGTCGGGGACAGTCGGGTCTCGGCGTCGGGGGCGCCGGCCCCGGTGTTCGCGAACTTACTGGGCAAGGTGACGATCGATGGCCAGAGCGGCACCAACACCTTGGACTACTCCGCGCTCTCGGTCGGCATCCGCGTCGATCTGCCCCTGGGCACCGCTTCGGGTGTGGCCGGCGGCCTGAAAAGCATCCAGAACGTCAACGGCAGCCAGGGCAACGACATCATCGTCGGCGACGCCCAGGCCAACACCCTCTTCGGCAACGGCGGCCGCGACATCCTCATCGGCGGCGCCGGGGGCGACCTCCTCTTCGGCGGCAACGGCGATGACATCCTCATCGGCGACAGCACGGTCTACGACCAGAACCCCGCCGCGCTGGAGAGCCTCATGGCCGAGTGGGGCCGCACCGATCTCACCGGGACCGCGCAGGAGCAGTACATGGCGCGCATCGGTCACCTCGTCGGGTTCACGCCCGGCGGGCTGAACGGCGCGACCCGGCTGGACCTCAGCAAGGTGACCAGTGACGGGGCGGACGACGGGCTCGACGGCAACGGGACGGACTCGGCCCCGGACTGGTTCTTCCTGACCGGCACCGACACCGTCGGCGACCTGGCCCCGACGGAACGCGTCAACTAA